The stretch of DNA aacctcctccccccacccccacacttgcctaggtcccaagcagctggaggaggctctggagtgtgaaagaccaggtctgtgagcctagcagtcttcccagggctagtgggcaggggaagtactttccctgcctcccttgattctccaatcccagagggccccctcccctgcctgcctctcttctcctctgctttcctcctacaccccaggaccagtgagacctagggGGCCCTTGGAGGACCGAAGATCAGGCCTGGGGGCagaacaggcctcccagtgccaagtgagTAGGGAGATTTTccgcagcatctcccctgatcctctggtcctgcaaggtcccctccaccactgtctgtctctcttcctcttccactctcctccctccctcccaggtctTTAGGACCCACACAGCCAAAGAGGACCCCAGAAAATGAGGGACCAGACTTGGAAGCCCAGTAGGCCcgccgggcccaagtgggcaggggaaaggccctccacacctcccctggtcctctgatcctggaacatcccaccactggtctgcctctcttcctcttcccctgccacactccTGTGCCCCCCGGGACCAGTGCGTCTGGGAGGGGTCCCTGGAGACCGGGCCCGGGAGCCCGGTAGGCTTCCCGGGcaagtgggcagtggaaatgccttccgctcctcccctattctctgatcccagagggtccctccccgcttccgcctctcttcttctccctgcaCCGCTTCTCTCCTACACCCCTATGACCAGTGGCCCGGAGGGGCCCTTGggaggtggaggacccgcccagaaggaATACCCGGGGGCTCCTCCCGTATTCTTCTGGTCTTGGGaagtcccttcccacccccactgtttgcctctcttcctcttcccgcttttccctccctcctactTCCCTGGGAGCCGTGCCAGAGGGGgccccagagagtgaaggaccaggcctggaagCCCAGTCGGCTTTCCTGGCAGAGAGGGCAGGGGAATTGCCTCTTGCCTCCCCTCCCTCGATctcaaagcccccccccccccacctctccacctcttcactcctcctcccttcctcctgcaccCCGGGACCCAGGCGGCCCAAAGCGGGCCTCGGAGGGTGGAGGActctgctggggagcccagcaggcctcctggccaccggggcgggagaaacccagatgCTGTCCCCGATCCCCCCAGACCCCGGGGGTCTCTCCAGGAGGGAAcctccccctcacccagccaccccccaggggcgccggtCCTGTCCGGCTTCCACTTCTCAACCCCCTGACTTTCCCCACATCCTACCTGGTGGCTCCGGGGAtcctctggtctccttgggcctcaggttccCCACCAGCCTCCGGCAGCTGATCTAGCTGTAGGGAGCTGCGAACTCCGTGTCTTCCCACGCCGCCACCTCGGCCCCACCCCTGAGGCCTTTGAGAACGGCCATGGTAGGAGATGGCTCCTCCTTGATTCACGGTCTTTATTAAGCAGCACAGAACTCCTCGGTGCATTGTCATGCGCTGAGGATGCAGCAGCGAATCCAGGGCACCTGGTCCCTGCTCCGGTGGAGTCAGTGGTCTGAACCTTAAGCTTCATTAGAGAGGGCATCGTTTTAAGTAGCTGCTTTCCGTGTGTTCTGATTGGGAAATAAGCCAAAGAAATGCAATTGCAGAAACATTACCAGAAAAGACCTTGGTTCTCCCTGTGATATCCTGCCGTGTAGGTACCATGTGTTACCGTAGGAACAGAGGTGAGTGAGTAAGACACCTCTGTGCCCTGAGAGGGCATATGTACAGTTAGAGTGCAGGCAGGCCCGCAGGTGGCTGTGACACATATTGGCAGAACGAACATGCCCTTGAGGAAGGTTTCAGAGAGCCGTGGAACTGAAAGTAGAAGAGAGAATGTTCCTGTTGGAAAGGTTAGGGAAGAGTTCAGAAAGGAGCTGCGATTTGGGATGGGTTTTGAAGGGTGGGTGACTGTTCAAAAGACAcaggtgggaggagcagagggaccAACGTGAGCAGAGCCCTGGGAAAGCATGGGGTGTACAGAGGGCCCAGTGAATTGTCCATGTAAGCTGTGCATTGGAGACGGGGCTTAGTGGGAAAGGCAGGGTGGAGTCTGAGGGTCTTAATGCCCAGGCAAATAGTGTTTATTCTCGGTTCCTTCAGCATCAGAACCGAGAGGTTTTTGAACAGAAGATGACATGATGATTGACTGCCTTTTCTGATGAAGAAGGCAAGGATGCGTGTATATTACATTTCAAGCCTAGCAAAGCACGTTTTATGGAATGGTTATCACTATGGCTGTTCTTTGGGGGAAAAGAGCTGTAGTGCAGGGGTCTGGAGACCTGTGACCTGGTACCGGGTGCACCACTAATACAAGCCCACTGAGTGGCACCGAGCTTACCCTGGCTCCCTCTTCCACGTCTTTGAAAGTAAGATTAGACTGATGATCTCTTAAAGatccttccagctctaacatGCTAAGTGTACTAATGCCAAAATTTCCCCCCAACTAGTCGTAGGTCCAGTAGAAGGGAACAGCTTTGTCATCTCTAAGTCAAAATAAGACTTTGTACTTCCTAGTTTGAGAAGAGCAGTCAGCTATTTGGAAAGGTCATGTTTTGAAAGGACATGATAGCTGCTTTGGAACTGCCAGGGGTCACGAGAGGGCTTTAGGGCTTGTCTCAGAACTgggttcttttctctctctgcttccccgTCTGCGtatttctgtctgtgtgtctcttccttttTCACACTCCTCGCTCCTTTGCCTCAGATGTCCTCCCTCTGTTGGCTCAGAGTATTGGTGTGTCTAGTGTTTTGTGAGTTAAGATTCATCACTtccatttttcaaaaacttttaaagtGACTGAAACATTTTGCCATGTTCTCTTTTTGGGAATCCCTGTGTTATACTACTTTTTAGTTGTGTGGCATCATTCGTGCATTTCTCTTCCTTAATGGATCAACTTAACAAATGTTCAACGTAAGGAATTCACAACCCAAACAGAGAAAAGTCTCGAAACTGTTTGGTGGCTAAAACCATGAGTGGTTACTCTGGATAAGATAAGATACAGAGATTTGAAAGGATGGAAGTTATTCCGGGTAGCTCTAGACTCAGGGATGGAAACGGTTTTATAAGGAGGCTGCCTTTGAGTTGAGATGAGAGAGCCTGATCTTACAAAGTAAATCCTTTCCCTGCAAAGGGGCTGCTCAGGGCATCACGAGACGCCCACCAGCTGCTGCCCTGCCTCTACCAGGTGTCTGCAGAGGAGATTCCAGCACCGAGTGAGCAATGGGCCAGGCGATCCCCGAGGTGGCTCCTGTGTTCCTTTATGGGTTGAATGAAAGTGAGTGAATGTGAGCACTTAGCTGCTGCCTTCTTACATGTTTTGTCTGAAGTTTGCAGTATTAACTTGTATCTTATCTTTTTAACTAGGAAAAGATGGCATCTCTTTCCTCCTGAAGATACTCCTTTCCTTTATCCAACTAGAATCCCTTATGAAGAATCCAGCGTGTTCAGCAAAATCAGTGTTGTCCATCCTGATTTAAAACGTTTTCCTCAGTTCCGGAAAGCTCGAAGACACATGGTTACACTGAGCCCAGGACAGGTAACGGGAGCTTTAAAACACGGGTGACCTGCCCATGGACACCTCAGCTATAACTTCTTTCAAGTTCTTATGCCACGTGCCTCCCTGCCAGTACAGATGACAGGGGTTCCTTCCCTGCTGCTCTGCTGTTGGAAGGGAGCGTCCCCAGCTCTaggcttcacacacacacacacacacacacacacacacacacacacacacacccacccacccccctgctTCACAGGTCACGGGAGGGAGATTGAGGGGCGGGAACACAGCGCCTCCTGCTGGTGAGGCAGAGAGTGGCCTGTGCAGGAAGAGCCGCACGCTCAGCTGTTTTTTGTTCAGGTTAAGAGCAGGTGTCAAGGCGTGAGTATTTAAGGGCTTCTGGAACATTTATTCACAGTTAATATCAGTTCATCCACATTAGAATCCAGACACACAAATGCAGGTTCTAATGCATCCAGTTCATTCGAATGCAATGAACTAAGAATGGTTTAAGGgtttgggtgttttttgtttttaatggaagtatagttgatttatagtattgtgttagtttcaggtgtacagcaaagtgattcagttatatatatatttttttcagattattttccattataatttattacaagatattgaatatagttccctgtgctgtacagtaaatccttattgcatACCCATTTTgtatatagcagtttgtatctgtcaGTCCCCTACCCCTAAGTTATCCCTTCCTCCATAACCAAACATgataagcataagtttgttttctatgtctgtttctgttttgtatataggttcatttgtatcattttttaattccacatgtaaatgatatcctGTTTGTCCAGAATGATTTGCTTTGAAGCAAGAAAGACTGTTGCTTTTGTGACTGTCTCTGAAACATTTCCGAAGGTTTAGTCCTTAGTGCTGCTACCCAGTGGGGAAATCACCTTTACAACACTGGCATTTGCTGTCTGATATTTTAACATTTGCAAGATTTTCTTCGTCTCTTAAGGAGATTTTATTCCCTGGATTATCCCTCCTACCTGCCTGTGTTCCTTTCTTTGCTCCCTTCTCACTGGCTCTTCCTGCTTCCTTTACACTCGAGTGCTCCAGCTCGAAGAatttgactcagtttcctcaacccGTCAGTAGTCACTCCCCCATTCATTCACCTTTCCCCCTAGACCCCGACAAccacttctctgttttctttctgtgtagatttacctgttctggacatttcacagacGTGCAGCTGTACAATccgtggtcttttgtgtctggcttctttcacatagcatcATCTCCACACGCTCATCCGTGCTGAAGAGTGTTGTCAGcacttcattctgttttatggctgaatatatTCCATTATGTGcatatccattttatttctccattaaacagttgatggatatttgggttgtttccacttgttggttatgaataatggtgctataaacatttgtgtccAACCTTTTGTATGAGCatgtgttttcacttctcttgggtgtgtacataggagtggaattgctgggtcatatgataactccgtgttttttaactttttggggatttgccagactgttttccaccgcagctgcaccattttacatttcgaCCAGCTATctatgagggttctaatttcttcccatcctcagcaacacttattttccattattaactcttattattattattattatattaccaCAACTAttgccattctaatgggtgtgaagtggctgctaattctttttttcttctattttagtaGCCACGTTCAAATGAGTATTTCTGTCTGATATATAAGTTGTCCTTACATCACGTTCTTTCCTGAATCCACCATAAACTGGCTCTCTCTCTTACCACTTTACTGAAAGTATACTCTGTGATAAGACATTCATGAGCTCCTACTGACTAATCCAGTGGCTGAAGTGCCCAGTTCTCCTAAAAGGAGCTCTCTTCCTATCTCCACCTTGTCCATCGCAAGTGCCACTGTTTTCCTAAATCTGAAGCCCAAAAGCTTCAGATCATCTCCATCTGCTCTACCCAGCCTTCTACAGACTCTCATACTGACCCTAAACAAATGCAGTCCTTCTTGACTCTGCCCATTGCTTTTATTTGCTGTACCTTCCTATTTAAAATCTTAACATTTAATAATTGGACCATTATAAGAATCCTCTGTCCTTCCCAGACTTCCCTGTAATGTCACTGATTTAACCATGCCCCTACTCAGAACTCCTCAGCAACTCGTAAAGCCTacagaataaaatccagattCTTTATTCTGAATTCAGGGCCCTCCACTGGCCCTCACCGGACTCTCCTACTGTATTCCCTGTAACTCCTTCTGCAGTTGTAAGACTGGCCTACTTGCTGTCCCTCGACAGTCCCACCTCCCTTGCCCACTTCTCCCTCCTGGCATGTCCTCATCCTCTCTTAGTCCTGATTCAAATCACACTTCCTCCATCCAGGTTGCCCCTGACCTCCATAGTTCATGCCTGTTTCTCCCACCTCTGAAGTTCTCTAGCACCAGTGTCCACTCCTCGGATTTACGCTTATGTAATGCcacttttctatatattattttttcattggcCAGATTTTAGACTGTGAGAAGGCAGAAACTATGTCCTATATCTTTACCAGTGCCCTTTCTCAGAACTCATACAACTATCATGTGATGGAAAGGAGGAAAAGTTACAATCTCAGAATCCTTTACTAAGATTTGGATGCAGACAGAGAACATCCAGGATAAAGGAGAGTAGAGACTGGAGAAGCTGGTGATATCCTTTGTAGAACATGCAaacttgttaattttttaaaaaggaataaaaggattGTGGgggctttttcttgtttccttttcctattaCAATATTACTATcaattcatttgaatttttttttccctagcagCTTCAATTAAGGTCTGATTCtgacctaaaaataaaaagtcctaTTCTTGTGCTAAccatgttttgtttggttttcaggTGCTGTTTGTCCCCAGACACTGGTGGCATTACGTGGAATCCATCGATCCTGTCACTGTCAGTATAAACTCATGGATTGagctggtattttttttctaattaacatAATCTCCCTGCTTTTAAGATACACAACACCTGCCTATAGAACCTGCTGATTAGTTTTAACCAACACTCCAGGGTTACTTTGTTTTGCTGTGTTATAATTTATGTATCCTGTGCTCCGTTGATGGATGGTGAGGTTGGAAATAGGATTTTGTGACAcaccattctctttcttttaaggGCACACAACAGGCCCTGATGTTGGTGTGCCGGGTCTTCTCCCTTGACCCGTGTTGTTAGCAGAATCATGTTGGGCACGGCTGGATCTGCCACGTGTGTCCCATGTTGCCAGTCCCATTCCACACCATCTGGGCTGGAAACACCTGCTTCTTGGGTCAGGGTCCTCGTTCAGTGCTGACTTTCACATTTTCTCAGAGCAGTCTTTCAGTGCTAggtttttatcatttcatttcttccaGAAGCCTTTCCCCTCCAGTTATGCTATGCGTAATCCTGGTTGCCTGCTCTACTTGACAGTTAGAATGGCTCAAGTCTGTCTCTTTCACCTGAGGCGTCATTGCATCTGTGTGCGCTTTAACCAGAGGCTTTGATTGCACCTGAGGCCCTGAATGCGTCTCTGCTCTCCTGGACCTAAAGCCTGGATTACATCTCTCTGCTCTCTTTGGCTGCCGCATCCTCCCCTCAGTCAGGCTTTCTTATCCGTTGGTCATGGGATGGGCTTTGGCACGGGCAGAACATAAGGAATCCTATTGTGTGGCTTAGGAAAGAGTTGTAAGCCTTGGGTGAGAGGTATAATGGGAGATCAGTAGACTGACAGTTAGTTAGAAATTCCTCTTAACTGATGGCCTTGCTTGGTCTCCCCCTTTCTGCTCCAGTATTCAGAATGTCCCTCTGAAAAGAAGCTGGTCAATTACAGAACTGAagtcatctgttttctttttctcagagatCACATCTTTATGTTGCCTGTAGTCCAGTGTCTGAAATCCtttaataatatgtatttgtctagttttctagttgtttagaGTAGGAAAGTAATTAAATTACTATGACTCTTATCACAGCCAGAAGTGAACATCTCAGTTCAATCATTTTTGTGCCCATTATCTGAATTATATtattaatgtttacattttttttaaaagataagatgTTTGTCTCTGAGGGTAGTCAACATATTATTCTTTAGCTCATGGTCTTATacatattcaataaaaaatactatacatgaaaaaaaagaaaacagataacttCAGTCCTATAATTGACGAGCTTCTTTTCAGAGGGACATTtagccaggctgttttccaaagcagctgtaccatttagattcccaccagcaatgtgtgaagaTTCTGATTtccccatatcctcaccaacatttgttgttatctgtctttttcattatagcCTTCCTAGTGTGAAGTCGTATCTCATCCTGgggatttactttttttttgtaatttaatattatgtttctaaaattcatctgtgttgtcacatgTAGCTGGTCATTCATTTTCACTGTGGTATAATATCCTCTTGTGTTAATGTgccacaatttattttattttattttattatttatttatttatttattttcctgcgttgggtctttgttgctgcacaagggctttctctagttgtggcgagtcggggctactcttcattgcaatgtgcgggcttctcagtacggtggtttctcttgttgcagagcatgggctctaggcacgcaggcttcagtagttgcagcacacgggctcagtatttgtggcacctgggctctagggcacacaggatGAGTACTTGTGAcagacaggcttagttgctccgtggcatgtgggatcttcctggaccagcgataaaaccatgtccccagcattggcagacagattcttaaccattgcgccaccagggaagtccccaccgcAATTTATTGactcatttttctgttgatggatagttgggttgtttccagtttttttgcgTTCATAAATAGAATATTCTTGTACACACGTGCAAGAGTTTCTCTAGAGAATacgtatatatctaggagtgaaattgctggtcTGTAGGGCATGCAGTACTCAAGTTTATAAAATAATGCGAACATGTTTTACAAATGTCTCTGTAAGTTTGCACTCCCACCATCAGTGTATAAGATTTCTGTCAAGCACATTTCTACACcatttggaattatcagacttCTTTTGCCAGTTTCATGAGTTTctcgatttgcatttccctgattattaatgAGGCTAAGcttattttcttgtgtttttagccacataattgttctttttttgaCATGCTtgtcttcatgtcttttgcccatttaaaaaacattGGGTCATTTGTCTTATTGATGTGTGCAGATTCTTTATCTATTGTACATATTCATCTCAGTTATATATGTTACAGACATCtggcttgttttttcctttgtggtgtcttttgatgaacacaGGTTAttgattttaatgtaatttatcactgggaattccctggcagtccagttgttagaACTCTGCGCTTTCAtcgccgagggcctgggttcagtccctggttagggaactaagatcgcacaagccacacagcgtggccaaaaaaaaaaattgcccctaaaaaacaaacaacaacaacaacaaaaatatatatatagttttatatatatgtatataatatatatacacataaaatgtagggacttccctggtggtgcagtggataagactctgagctcccagtgcaggcggcccgggtttgatccctggtcagatccctggtcagggaactagatcccacatgcatgccgcaactgcatgccacaactaaggagcctgtgtgctgcaactaaggagccgaTGAACCACAATTCaggagcccatctgctgcaactaagacccagggcaacctaaataaataaataaataaataaatttttttaatttatttattattttttggggggtacaccaagttcaatcatctgtttttatacacatatccccgtattccctcccttccttgactccccccctcctcgagtcccccccaccctccccgccccagtcctctaaggcatcttccatcctcgagttggactccctttgttatacaacaacttcccactgactatctattttacagttggtagtatatatatgtctaagacccagggcaacctaaataaataaataaataaataaatatttttaaaaattaaaaaaaaattttttaatgcaatttatCATTGATGCCATAGTTTATACTTATTGTCCCTTCAAAAAAAAACCATATTTAGATATTTGGTCATCTCATTCTTGTGGCCAGGAATGTTTATTATAATCTTTTccctttcctcaaaaaattagctTATCAGAATAATCCTCTACAGGAATTATTCCTTTGGctgtaatacttttttttttgtttaaacatgtccaagaatggaaaatattgggggaaaaaaatcacaaggtgGTTCATACTTAAGGCCTGCATCTTATAGACAGGATACATGCTTAGATTTGGTTGGTGAAATATTCTGCAGCCCTTCTAGATGGCAGAGGGTAGTGAATACATGAAAATTGTGATCTGCCAACAACATACCCCTTCAGTAACAACGCGTATGTTAATGAGAGAACAGAACACACAATTAGGAGACTCTACTCTGTTCTAAGCAATGAGAcacagagacaaatgaaaaaaatgtgtctttttttaccTTGCTTTAGGAAGAGGACCACCAAGCCCGGGTGGAAGAAGCAATCACCCGCATGCTTGTGTGTGCCCTGAAAACTGCAGAGAATCCACATGATACCAGAGCTTGGTTAAACCCAACTGAGGTAGGTCCCTTCAGGTTTTCATCATGGCAGTtcgtatcctgtgataaaccagtcCTGGCTAGAACATTTGTTTTCCAATTTATGTAAGTGCACATCACCATTTTaaagaggttttctttttccttaggttGAGGAAACATCCCATGAAGTCAATTGTCGCTACTTAAATGGAGCTGTTTCGGCTTTTTTTGATCATTATGGAACATCTAAGGTAGTAGAAACCCAAGCGCTGAGAACAAACGGAGAGGACATGATAAAGGAAGAATTAAATGTGCACCGCCACATGGAGGTAGAACAAACTGGTAGCCACAACTTAACCTTGGGAACTGTAAAACAGGAGGCAGCAAGTCCCTTTGGTCCTGATCTGGTTCCTGTAATGCCGAGTTCCCAAGAACCACCCTTAGAAAGAGGGAGTGTGTTTGAAAGTGATGGTGAAGACTTTGTTGGCAAAAATCGAAAACGCTTTGGAAAACTGCATTATACCAAGAGGCAACGAATGATGTGTGAAAGTGAGAATGCAGCTGTGGAACAGGTTGCTTCGGATAGTACTGTCGCCCCTCCCCAAACACTGATTTCTACAGATGACTTGCTGGACTGCTTGGTGAATCCACAGGTAACCAGGATAGTGGCACAACTTTTGCTTCAAGGAAGAAGTTTGCGACTCTAATAGAAAATgacttttcaaataatattttaggaatattttttaaatattataatttttaaataaaagatgaaacaGCAAGAGGTGCGTGGCATATGCTTGTAAATGTACCGTTCTCACCGAGTCACCTTTTAATCTCTTGCCATCGTCTCGTGTACACATTGCTCTTCGTGTTGGTAGGCCTTTCTTCAGTGCTGTTGCCTTCCTCGCCCATCTCATCCGTCAGCCACTCTCAAATGTAAGCCCCTAGTGTTCTCAGCAAGAAGTAGTCTCTCCATCAGCCTCAAGCACAGGTCAGCCTGCTGCTTAATTTTGTAAGTAAGgttgtattggaacacagccatgccatTCACTTACATAGTGTCTGCAGTGGCTTTAGGGTTGCGGTGGCTTTAGGGTTGCGGTGGCAGAGTTGAGCAGCGACAGAGGCAGTATGgctcacaaagctgaaaatattttaaaaagtttgctaACTCCTGATCTCATGCATCCATTGGGTGAATTCTCACCTTTTTGGGGCAGGGGGCAGTTGTTGATTTCAGCAGATATTACTGACTCTGTCATAAGGTAATGTGGGAAGAtttatgattgttttaagttgctgatctcttaattcaAATGCAGGCTGATTCTAGCCTTGATCTGAAGTGTTCACACTTCTCACATCTGTAGAATTCTCACTAGTTAACCCCTGTGATCCAGAATACTCTTCAGGAGAAAAGTAGGTGGGGATCCAACATGAGGCCTCCTTGGGGAAGGAACTGGGATGTCTAGGAACACCAGCCCTGGctaaagaaaaggacaaaatgcTACGGACTCCTGAAACTAATTAAAAAGCTGGGCTTAGTGAACTTGATCCCACTCTCATTAGATTTGCAGTATGTGGGGATAATTATTACTGTTACTGtctaaataagaatttaaaaattataaaacatattgACCTCAGTAACCATTCatgaaaaaaacacataacagaAAAGATACACATAGTCACCTTCTAAGAAGAATTGACTACTGGCTCCATCCTTCTCTGTCTTCAAACTGACAGTATCAGTAAATCCCAAGAGAGTAGGTGCTTtctgggagaaaggaggaagggaggtgaaCATGCCCGGAAAAAGAAGGGTCTGTAGAAAAGACCCTTCTGTAACACCACCATCTGACTACCATatatttacccatttatctgATTACTGTCTCTGTCCCCCAGCAAGAATGTCACTGCATGAGGGTTTGGGCCTTGTTTTGATTATTGtgttgtgttggccaaaaagttcctttggtttttaagaataaaagatacatttttcattttcaccaagaactttattgaacaaggTAGacaccattttgttccactaccttctgccattttccaggcaacttcatagttccatcttcccaaaactttttatcttt from Hippopotamus amphibius kiboko isolate mHipAmp2 chromosome 10, mHipAmp2.hap2, whole genome shotgun sequence encodes:
- the HSPBAP1 gene encoding HSPB1-associated protein 1 isoform X7, with the translated sequence MSLQQPAVFCNMVFDWPAQHWTAKHLSEVLHDKQIRFRMGTRSTDTAPQFETTCSYVEATLEEFLTWNCDQSRISGPFKDYDRSKFWAYADYKYFISLFEDKTDIFQDVIWSDFGFPGRNGQESTLWIGSMGAHTPCHLDTYGCNLVFQVQGRKRWHLFPPEDTPFLYPTRIPYEESSVFSKISVVHPDLKRFPQFRKARRHMVTLSPGQVLFVPRHWWHYVESIDPVTVSINSWIELEEDHQARVEEAITRMLVCALKTAENPHDTRAWLNPTEVEETSHEVNCRYLNGAVSAFFDHYGTSKVVETQALRTNGEDMIKEELNVHRHMEVEQTGSHNLTLGTVKQEAASPFGPDLVPVMPSSQEPPLERGSVFESDGEDFVGKNRKRFGKLHYTKRQRMMCESENAAVEQVASDSTVAPPQTLISTDDLLDCLVNPQVTRIVAQLLLQGRSLRL
- the HSPBAP1 gene encoding HSPB1-associated protein 1 isoform X5 — protein: MEIQALQVQEDLLDCNLGKHVKPFTPQKAKEIVMSLQQPAVFCNMVFDWPAQHWTAKHLSEVLHDKQIRFRMGTRSTDTAPQFETTCSYVEATLEEFLTWNCDQSRISGPFKDYDRSKFWAYADYKYFISLFEDKTDIFQDVIWSDFGFPGRNGQESTLWIGSMGAHTPCHLDTYGCNLVFQVQGRKRWHLFPPEDTPFLYPTRIPYEESSVFSKISVVHPDLKRFPQFRKARRHMVTLSPGQVLFVPRHWWHYVESIDPVTVSINSWIELEEDHQARVEEAITRMLVCALKTAENPHDTRAWLNPTEVEETSHEVNCRYLNGAVSAFFDHYGTSKVVETQALRTNGEDMIKEELNVHRHMEVEQTGSHNLTLGTVKQEAASPFGPDLVPVMPSSQEPPLERGSVFESDGEDFVGKNRKRFGKLHYTKRQRMMCESENAAVEQVASDSTVAPPQTLISTDDLLDCLVNPQVTRIVAQLLLQGRSLRL
- the HSPBAP1 gene encoding HSPB1-associated protein 1 isoform X2; amino-acid sequence: MSFFQPLPLRKVLLVRKKEPVVRKEIQALQVQEDLLDCNLGKHVKPFTPQKAKEIVMSLQQPAVFCNMVFDWPAQHWTAKHLSEVLHDKQIRFRMGTRSTDTAPQFETTCSYVEATLEEFLTWNCDQSRISGPFKDYDRSKFWAYADYKYFISLFEDKTDIFQDVIWSDFGFPGRNGQESTLWIGSMGAHTPCHLDTYGCNLVFQVQGRKRWHLFPPEDTPFLYPTRIPYEESSVFSKISVVHPDLKRFPQFRKARRHMVTLSPGQVLFVPRHWWHYVESIDPVTEEDHQARVEEAITRMLVCALKTAENPHDTRAWLNPTEVEETSHEVNCRYLNGAVSAFFDHYGTSKVVETQALRTNGEDMIKEELNVHRHMEVEQTGSHNLTLGTVKQEAASPFGPDLVPVMPSSQEPPLERGSVFESDGEDFVGKNRKRFGKLHYTKRQRMMCESENAAVEQVASDSTVAPPQTLISTDDLLDCLVNPQVTRIVAQLLLQGRSLRL
- the HSPBAP1 gene encoding HSPB1-associated protein 1 isoform X6, which encodes MLISCYGKHVKPFTPQKAKEIVMSLQQPAVFCNMVFDWPAQHWTAKHLSEVLHDKQIRFRMGTRSTDTAPQFETTCSYVEATLEEFLTWNCDQSRISGPFKDYDRSKFWAYADYKYFISLFEDKTDIFQDVIWSDFGFPGRNGQESTLWIGSMGAHTPCHLDTYGCNLVFQVQGRKRWHLFPPEDTPFLYPTRIPYEESSVFSKISVVHPDLKRFPQFRKARRHMVTLSPGQVLFVPRHWWHYVESIDPVTVSINSWIELEEDHQARVEEAITRMLVCALKTAENPHDTRAWLNPTEVEETSHEVNCRYLNGAVSAFFDHYGTSKVVETQALRTNGEDMIKEELNVHRHMEVEQTGSHNLTLGTVKQEAASPFGPDLVPVMPSSQEPPLERGSVFESDGEDFVGKNRKRFGKLHYTKRQRMMCESENAAVEQVASDSTVAPPQTLISTDDLLDCLVNPQVTRIVAQLLLQGRSLRL
- the HSPBAP1 gene encoding HSPB1-associated protein 1 isoform X1, translating into MSFFQPLPLRKVLLVRKKEPVVRKEIQALQVQEDLLDCNLGKHVKPFTPQKAKEIVMSLQQPAVFCNMVFDWPAQHWTAKHLSEVLHDKQIRFRMGTRSTDTAPQFETTCSYVEATLEEFLTWNCDQSRISGPFKDYDRSKFWAYADYKYFISLFEDKTDIFQDVIWSDFGFPGRNGQESTLWIGSMGAHTPCHLDTYGCNLVFQVQGRKRWHLFPPEDTPFLYPTRIPYEESSVFSKISVVHPDLKRFPQFRKARRHMVTLSPGQVLFVPRHWWHYVESIDPVTVSINSWIELEEDHQARVEEAITRMLVCALKTAENPHDTRAWLNPTEVEETSHEVNCRYLNGAVSAFFDHYGTSKVVETQALRTNGEDMIKEELNVHRHMEVEQTGSHNLTLGTVKQEAASPFGPDLVPVMPSSQEPPLERGSVFESDGEDFVGKNRKRFGKLHYTKRQRMMCESENAAVEQVASDSTVAPPQTLISTDDLLDCLVNPQVTRIVAQLLLQGRSLRL
- the HSPBAP1 gene encoding HSPB1-associated protein 1 isoform X4; the protein is MAAGPGAVPKADSESGAGEEEGKHVKPFTPQKAKEIVMSLQQPAVFCNMVFDWPAQHWTAKHLSEVLHDKQIRFRMGTRSTDTAPQFETTCSYVEATLEEFLTWNCDQSRISGPFKDYDRSKFWAYADYKYFISLFEDKTDIFQDVIWSDFGFPGRNGQESTLWIGSMGAHTPCHLDTYGCNLVFQVQGRKRWHLFPPEDTPFLYPTRIPYEESSVFSKISVVHPDLKRFPQFRKARRHMVTLSPGQVLFVPRHWWHYVESIDPVTVSINSWIELEEDHQARVEEAITRMLVCALKTAENPHDTRAWLNPTEVEETSHEVNCRYLNGAVSAFFDHYGTSKVVETQALRTNGEDMIKEELNVHRHMEVEQTGSHNLTLGTVKQEAASPFGPDLVPVMPSSQEPPLERGSVFESDGEDFVGKNRKRFGKLHYTKRQRMMCESENAAVEQVASDSTVAPPQTLISTDDLLDCLVNPQVTRIVAQLLLQGRSLRL